The Methanobacterium sp. BAmetb5 genome includes a region encoding these proteins:
- a CDS encoding acetylornithine transaminase — translation MNTEEIIALDKEYVMQTYGRQPLALKEGKGAVVWDVEGRPYIDCVAGIAVNNVGHAHPNVAEAISKQAHKLIHTSNIYYTEEQVRLAELLVKVSPHQKAFFCNSGAEANEGAIKLARKYTGKGEIIAMENSFHGRTITTITATGQHKYKKNFGPLTPGFKHVPFGDVEAVAEAITDETAAVLVEPIQGEGGIIIPPEGYLEELKKVCHENGVLLIFDEVQTGFGRTGEMFASQTFKVAPDITTLAKAIAGGFPMGAVLASEEVGNAFEPGDHAATFGGGPLACAAALASIQTILDEGLLAQSRSHGECFKTQLKDLFQEYGMVEDVRGKGMMLGMEMGMPCANMVDEMRHQGVLVNCTAGNVLRFVPPLVITTEQINEVTDSLDEVLRRIAD, via the coding sequence ATGAATACAGAGGAGATAATAGCTTTAGACAAAGAATATGTAATGCAAACTTATGGTCGGCAGCCTCTGGCCCTTAAAGAGGGTAAGGGAGCTGTGGTGTGGGATGTGGAAGGTCGCCCCTACATTGACTGTGTGGCGGGAATTGCCGTGAACAACGTAGGACACGCCCACCCCAATGTAGCCGAGGCCATAAGCAAGCAAGCCCATAAGTTAATCCACACATCCAATATTTACTACACCGAGGAGCAGGTCCGCCTGGCCGAACTCCTGGTTAAAGTTTCTCCCCACCAGAAGGCCTTTTTCTGCAACAGTGGAGCAGAAGCCAATGAGGGAGCCATTAAACTGGCCCGCAAGTACACGGGCAAAGGTGAGATCATTGCCATGGAGAACAGTTTCCACGGACGGACCATCACCACCATAACTGCCACTGGCCAGCACAAGTACAAGAAGAACTTCGGACCACTTACTCCTGGTTTTAAACATGTACCTTTCGGTGATGTGGAGGCAGTGGCCGAGGCCATCACTGATGAAACTGCAGCAGTACTGGTAGAACCAATCCAGGGAGAAGGTGGAATTATAATTCCCCCCGAAGGATACCTGGAGGAATTGAAGAAAGTGTGTCATGAAAACGGCGTGTTGCTCATATTCGACGAAGTGCAGACCGGATTTGGACGTACCGGGGAAATGTTTGCCTCACAGACCTTTAAAGTGGCCCCGGATATTACCACCCTGGCCAAGGCCATAGCCGGAGGATTCCCCATGGGGGCTGTCCTGGCCAGTGAAGAGGTGGGTAATGCATTTGAACCGGGTGACCATGCTGCCACCTTTGGAGGGGGCCCCTTGGCCTGTGCAGCAGCTCTGGCTTCAATTCAAACCATACTGGATGAAGGACTCCTGGCCCAATCACGGAGCCATGGTGAATGTTTTAAAACCCAGTTGAAAGACCTCTTCCAGGAGTACGGAATGGTAGAAGATGTACGGGGTAAGGGAATGATGCTGGGAATGGAAATGGGCATGCCCTGTGCCAATATGGTTGACGAGATGCGCCATCAGGGAGTGCTGGTGAACTGTACCGCGGGAAATGTTCTTCGATTTGTCCCACCCCTGGTAATCACCACCGAACAGATCAACGAAGTGACTGACTCCCTGGATGAAGTTTTAAGAAGAATTGCAGACTGA
- the cobJ gene encoding precorrin-3B C(17)-methyltransferase, whose amino-acid sequence MIRIIGIGPRREDMTLRALKALEKSDVIIGYGGYTRQIKDLLEGKKIISKGMGQEVDRAELAIDYSKKGYHVAVISSGDPGVYGMANVIHQVRGKYSDVKVEVIPGVTAVNYSAALLGAPLHDFAVISLSDILTPLSEIKRKVRAAAAADFIIAFYNPRSKRRTKPLNEALKILRRIRNLQTPVGIVKTSDKGSEVRIVSLGELIEEEVDMNTTLLVGNTFTYVDDGKMVTPRGYVLPHSTHPLAEEFYQKYLAGEGNKGPNRGCEYYPCHQHPQNCTFCYCPFYPCGDPSTGGHWIKEKKVWSCDQCTWIHQDNTVQCIEGKLPSIMEKVEDLEDKKKELLKLRRECIYHTK is encoded by the coding sequence ATGATAAGAATTATTGGTATTGGGCCACGCCGGGAAGATATGACCTTAAGGGCACTCAAAGCCCTGGAAAAATCAGACGTGATAATTGGATACGGGGGTTACACCCGGCAGATCAAGGATCTCCTGGAAGGTAAAAAGATCATCTCTAAAGGCATGGGTCAGGAAGTAGACCGGGCAGAATTAGCCATTGATTATTCTAAAAAAGGCTATCATGTGGCGGTTATAAGCAGTGGTGATCCTGGGGTTTATGGAATGGCCAATGTAATCCACCAGGTCCGGGGAAAATATTCTGATGTAAAGGTGGAGGTAATTCCCGGAGTTACTGCTGTCAATTATTCTGCAGCCCTATTAGGAGCGCCTTTACATGATTTTGCAGTTATAAGTCTCAGTGACATACTCACACCCCTCTCGGAAATTAAAAGGAAGGTTCGGGCAGCTGCCGCCGCTGATTTTATTATCGCCTTTTACAACCCCAGGAGTAAACGGAGAACTAAACCCTTAAATGAAGCTTTAAAGATACTCCGCAGGATCAGAAATCTCCAAACACCAGTGGGAATAGTTAAAACCAGTGATAAGGGATCTGAAGTTAGGATAGTATCTTTAGGGGAATTGATTGAAGAAGAAGTGGACATGAACACCACTTTACTGGTGGGAAACACCTTTACCTATGTGGATGATGGTAAAATGGTAACGCCCCGGGGATATGTACTTCCCCATTCCACCCACCCTCTTGCTGAAGAATTTTACCAGAAATATCTAGCTGGGGAGGGAAATAAAGGACCTAACCGGGGTTGTGAATATTATCCCTGCCACCAGCACCCCCAAAATTGTACATTTTGCTACTGTCCATTCTATCCCTGTGGAGATCCATCTACCGGAGGGCACTGGATAAAAGAAAAGAAAGTATGGAGTTGCGACCAGTGTACCTGGATTCATCAGGACAACACTGTCCAATGCATAGAGGGTAAGCTCCCCTCAATCATGGAAAAAGTGGAAGACCTCGAGGATAAAAAGAAGGAGCTACTTAAATTAAGACGGGAATGTATTTATCATACCAAATAA
- the lysA gene encoding diaminopimelate decarboxylase: MKLHFKTNEKGNLDIGGADALELAQKYGTPLYVTDETRVRNNYQRVYQAFSKEYDDFKIFYAAKANTSLAMMRVLEQEGSCIDAVSPGEIYTALTAGFQPERILYTGNNVTSEELKFAVDAGVRLNLDSTSMLERLAKIPGAEGMEISFRVNPMVGAGHHDHCITGGELSKFGIMEQEAVEVYQKAQDLGFKPVGIHTHIGSGILDPEPFKLAVQVLMDVAGRVHQEAGVTFEFIDFGGGLGIPYTPEEGLLDIEKFAQEIVALYQNKLAEHDMGNPTMCIEPGRYIVGDASYLLTQVNTVKQSYRKFIGVNAGFNTLLRPTMYGSYHHILVADKPEAKPVETMDVAGNVCESGDLFARDRPLPEIKEGDILAIMNAGAYAFSMASQYNSRPMPAEIMVCNGDIDVIRERENFADLFRKQNIPLRLLK, encoded by the coding sequence ATGAAATTACACTTCAAGACCAATGAAAAAGGCAATCTGGACATCGGTGGTGCTGATGCTCTGGAGCTTGCCCAAAAATACGGAACACCCCTTTACGTTACCGATGAAACGAGGGTGAGGAATAATTATCAAAGGGTTTATCAAGCTTTCAGTAAAGAGTACGATGATTTTAAAATATTCTACGCAGCCAAGGCCAACACCAGCCTGGCCATGATGAGAGTATTAGAACAGGAAGGAAGCTGTATTGATGCTGTATCTCCCGGTGAAATCTACACTGCGCTAACGGCCGGTTTTCAACCCGAGAGGATCCTCTACACTGGGAACAATGTAACCAGCGAAGAACTGAAATTTGCAGTGGATGCCGGAGTTCGCCTGAACCTGGACAGTACATCCATGTTAGAACGCCTGGCCAAAATTCCCGGGGCAGAAGGAATGGAAATTTCATTCCGGGTAAATCCCATGGTGGGTGCCGGACACCACGACCACTGCATAACTGGTGGAGAACTATCCAAGTTTGGTATAATGGAACAGGAAGCAGTGGAAGTCTACCAGAAAGCCCAGGATTTGGGTTTCAAACCAGTGGGTATTCACACCCATATCGGTTCCGGCATTCTGGACCCCGAACCATTCAAACTCGCAGTACAGGTTCTCATGGATGTTGCGGGTAGGGTACACCAGGAAGCAGGAGTTACCTTCGAATTCATTGATTTCGGTGGAGGACTGGGAATACCTTACACTCCAGAAGAGGGATTACTGGATATTGAAAAATTCGCACAAGAAATTGTGGCCCTATACCAGAATAAACTCGCCGAACACGATATGGGTAACCCTACCATGTGTATAGAACCCGGTCGTTACATTGTGGGAGATGCATCTTATCTCTTAACTCAGGTAAACACAGTTAAACAGAGTTATCGGAAATTTATAGGAGTTAACGCCGGATTTAACACTTTACTGCGACCTACCATGTACGGTTCCTACCACCACATCCTGGTGGCAGATAAACCCGAAGCAAAACCCGTGGAAACAATGGATGTGGCGGGAAATGTATGTGAATCAGGAGATCTCTTCGCCCGCGACCGGCCACTGCCTGAAATCAAAGAAGGGGATATCCTGGCTATTATGAATGCCGGTGCCTATGCTTTCAGCATGGCCAGCCAGTACAATTCCCGGCCAATGCCCGCCGAAATTATGGTATGTAATGGTGATATAGACGTTATCAGGGAACGTGAAAACTTCGCAGACCTTTTCAGAAAACAGAACATTCCCTTGAGGCTATTAAAATGA
- the dapF gene encoding diaminopimelate epimerase — translation MSERKILLFHKMHGLGNDYVVIDESVEEIIPEEKKGEISAELCTRGFSVGADGVIFVVKSTKADIRFRIFNSDGSEAEMCGNGIRCFGKYVYENDVLKQKQMSVETLGGTKELTLHVENGTVKSIRVDMGTATFKTREVPMASDKEEFIDQELLVEGEPLKLTAVNVGNPHAIVFTDDLEDVALDHMGPLLENHDAFPERTNVHFVGVLSPQEVEMLTWERGAGFTMACGTGATGTVISGYKLGLLNKEVLVHLPGGDLQITVYEKDGNLGAFMEGDAVSVFEGIMEVEF, via the coding sequence ATGAGTGAAAGAAAAATTTTATTATTTCATAAAATGCACGGACTAGGAAACGATTATGTAGTGATTGATGAATCCGTCGAGGAAATAATTCCCGAAGAGAAAAAGGGAGAAATTTCCGCGGAACTTTGCACCAGAGGATTTTCTGTAGGTGCAGACGGAGTTATATTCGTGGTTAAATCCACTAAAGCAGACATAAGATTCCGTATATTTAACAGTGACGGTAGCGAAGCAGAAATGTGCGGTAATGGAATCCGTTGCTTTGGCAAATACGTTTATGAAAACGATGTCCTGAAACAGAAACAGATGAGTGTGGAAACTCTGGGTGGAACCAAAGAGCTGACGCTACATGTTGAAAATGGTACGGTGAAATCCATACGGGTAGACATGGGAACTGCCACCTTCAAAACCAGGGAAGTGCCTATGGCTAGTGATAAAGAGGAATTCATTGATCAGGAGTTACTAGTTGAGGGTGAACCATTGAAGCTCACCGCCGTCAACGTGGGGAACCCCCATGCCATTGTATTCACCGATGACTTGGAAGATGTGGCCCTGGACCATATGGGCCCTCTCCTGGAGAATCATGATGCATTCCCTGAAAGGACCAATGTGCACTTTGTAGGGGTGTTAAGCCCACAAGAAGTAGAAATGCTAACCTGGGAAAGAGGTGCTGGTTTCACCATGGCTTGCGGTACCGGAGCCACTGGTACGGTTATTTCTGGATACAAACTAGGCTTACTCAACAAGGAGGTCCTGGTTCACCTGCCAGGGGGAGACCTGCAGATAACCGTGTATGAAAAAGATGGGAATCTGGGTGCTTTCATGGAAGGGGATGCAGTTAGTGTCTTTGAAGGTATAATGGAAGTGGAATTTTAA
- a CDS encoding peptidylprolyl isomerase has translation MKKAIIETDKGNIELTLFEKEAPNTVANFEKLANSGFYNGLTFHRVIPNFVIQGGCPKGNGTGGPGYTIKCEINPHKHGTGALSMAHAGKDTGGSQFFITHSPQPHLDGVHTVFGKVVKGMEVVNSIKAGDVMNKVTVIDE, from the coding sequence ATGAAAAAAGCAATTATTGAAACGGATAAGGGAAACATTGAACTCACCCTTTTTGAAAAAGAAGCCCCTAACACTGTGGCTAACTTTGAAAAACTCGCAAACAGTGGATTTTACAATGGATTAACCTTCCACCGGGTTATACCCAACTTTGTAATCCAGGGCGGATGCCCCAAGGGTAACGGAACTGGAGGGCCTGGTTACACCATAAAATGTGAAATTAACCCTCACAAACACGGAACTGGAGCCCTTTCCATGGCCCATGCCGGTAAAGACACTGGTGGCAGTCAATTCTTCATCACCCACTCTCCCCAGCCACATCTGGATGGTGTGCACACTGTCTTCGGTAAAGTGGTCAAGGGAATGGAAGTGGTTAACTCCATCAAAGCCGGCGACGTGATGAATAAGGTCACAGTAATCGACGAATAA
- a CDS encoding GAF domain-containing protein, which translates to MAGEEDLSFLRGKIQEMMPDSNLKEISDEIWKETKKHLKSKNCYVAFVDPENKDSVGISFSHLTPECQMYADMGEARFKVRKDGSYGGLLGYSLDTGESLYVHDVAGHPAAHGVPQGHEPVDQFLSVPVKFNNEILGQIVVGNPEKDYDAHDLEIAENIAEIYGMVLKQLLY; encoded by the coding sequence ATGGCTGGTGAAGAAGATCTGTCCTTTTTAAGGGGAAAAATTCAAGAAATGATGCCTGATTCCAACCTCAAAGAAATTTCGGACGAGATTTGGAAAGAGACAAAAAAACATCTAAAAAGCAAAAACTGCTACGTGGCCTTTGTAGATCCTGAAAATAAGGATAGTGTAGGGATATCATTTTCTCATCTCACCCCGGAGTGCCAGATGTATGCGGATATGGGAGAAGCCCGGTTCAAGGTCCGAAAAGACGGTAGTTACGGTGGACTTCTCGGTTACTCCCTGGATACTGGTGAATCACTTTACGTCCATGATGTGGCCGGACATCCCGCAGCCCATGGTGTTCCCCAAGGCCATGAACCGGTGGATCAGTTTTTATCAGTCCCTGTAAAATTTAATAATGAAATCTTAGGCCAGATTGTGGTTGGAAATCCAGAAAAGGATTACGATGCCCATGACCTGGAAATAGCTGAAAATATAGCCGAAATCTACGGTATGGTTCTGAAACAACTTTTATATTAA
- a CDS encoding DUF488 domain-containing protein, with protein MIRIKRAYQSPAQKDGYRIMVDRVWPRGVSKQRLKMDAWLKDIAPSHDLRRWLTQNSQRWEEFKTKYREELMDKSEFLNQILDLEREKETVTLVYTSGNTEHNSAIVLKEVLDELKS; from the coding sequence ATGATTCGCATAAAAAGAGCTTATCAGTCACCTGCCCAGAAGGATGGGTACAGGATAATGGTTGATCGAGTATGGCCTCGTGGAGTGTCAAAACAACGTTTAAAAATGGATGCATGGCTAAAAGATATAGCCCCCAGCCATGATCTGCGCCGGTGGCTTACTCAAAATTCCCAAAGATGGGAAGAATTCAAAACTAAATACAGGGAAGAATTAATGGATAAATCTGAGTTTTTAAATCAGATACTGGACTTGGAAAGGGAAAAAGAAACAGTTACTCTGGTTTATACGTCAGGCAACACGGAACACAATAGTGCCATAGTTCTGAAAGAAGTCTTGGATGAATTAAAATCCTAA